The Saccopteryx leptura isolate mSacLep1 chromosome 5, mSacLep1_pri_phased_curated, whole genome shotgun sequence nucleotide sequence CACAATTTATTTACAAATTCAACATTGACagatatttgggttatttctagcTGAAGACTATTGCCAAAAATGCTCCTATGATGTTCCTGTTATGTGTTCTTTGGAGAACACGAGCACACATTTCTGTGGAGTATACACTTAGGCATAAGTTGCTGGGTCCTAGGGTATGCATATGATCAACTCGGGGAGATAATGCCAAAGAGGTGTTTAAGGTGCTCATACTAACTTATACTCCCACCAGCAGCGTGTCCGAGTTCCAGCTGCTCCACATCCTCCCTATTCTAATTCAACCAACTTGGAGCCAAGACAGGTCAAATGAAGGAGGCCCAGACCAGCTGCAGACAGAGCCAGAACTAGAATTCTAGTTCGTATGCACTTAGCCTTTGATAGGATACAGAATTTTATCCAACACGTTTACTTAAGAGTAAACTTTCTCTTTAAACTTGATTTAATTTTACAAAGTTCAGATTGTGTAAGTGCACTTAACCATGAAGTATCAATATGTCCATATGTTGTAAGTATATAGCCATGCTTTCTCTTTCTAATTAGAAGACAACTTGACACTGAAATCCAATCCCAACAGAACATGCTATCTGGCTATCACTCTTCAGAAAGACAAGAGTGGTCTGTCCAAATTCTCACTACCTTCCTTTCCACCAAGTCAAGGCTTAGAGTTTTATAAGGCAATCCACGTAAATACGCAGTTTTGTTTTCCTCTGAGGGTGCTGGTgcagggtggggggcgggggtggcagGTGCCTAGCTCTGTAATGCAACAGTTTCCTTACAGGAAGATGTCAGTGTCAACACTGGTCCATAATCAATAGAGCGTGGACTTTGAGTTATGTCTCTGCACCGATCCATATTCATTCATCCAGAGCGTCTAGGTGACAAATGACACACAACTGCAAACGTCTAACCTTTGGCTACTGACCAGAATATAGCTAATATCCCTATAAGGTTTATGGCTGGAGTATCTGCTAAAAGCATCAGCAAACCAGCCATAGACTCTAACTTACTCATTTTGATCTGGAAAACGTAAGTTCCCTACTATTTCATTGTGGTATTAAAGTACTGTATCCCCTAAATCAAAAGCCCCAAAACAGTGGTCCACAGACGTTTAGTTTAACCACAGCTGTACTTAAGATCCATTTGTTAATATCAACATTTGATATCTAGAAAGCTCACATAAAAATTCAGATTATCATCATCTCTTGAAACTTCCAAAAGCTCCAGCTATTCGGGTTCCATAATCCTGGTAAAGGCCAGTAGCTGAGAGGGGGTGCCTTCTTTCACTGGGAACATGTCTTCCTAATTGCATTCTCCTATTGAAGCCTCTTCACTCATTTATGTTGTCTTCCTGGCCCTCACAGGCCTATGGGTTTATTACCCCTGCCCTAGCCAGACAGTCTTAAGGCCAGATTTCTGCCCAGAGGTAACAATGCCAGGACTTTGCCAGCAACTCGAAGAATCTCAAAACAGGTTGCATAGAATTCTGGTGCTCTGAAGGGTTCTGCTAGATTGCCCCACCCTGTCGCATCCTTTCCCATGCCCTTTCTATGGGCTGGATACTGAAATAACACTGAACTTCACTGGCATACAACGTGCCTGCACTCATCCAGAGAGATCTGAGCCTTCTGTTATGCCCCAGGAACCGGACTCCCATTCTCTCTTACCGAGTACATGGCAGAAAAATGCTGAGAGATGTAGTTTAGCTTTTCCTAATTTACAGAAATTCAATTGACAAGATCTGCAAGTTTGGCTCTTTTTTTAAGcatctatattttttcctgtgAGTCAGTATATTCAACACTAtttaaaattcagtaaataaaGGCAGATGAAATTACAAAGATGGATCATCACTTTTATGGAAAACCAACTAAACAAATGTTTTGCTCAAAAAGTCAAGCATTAGaggattttaataaaatatcaaacaTGAGTTCCCTAGAGATGAGCAATTCAAAACTAGAATGTATAACAATGTTAATTGATACCTCAAATATAAATGGCACTCCATGTCTTAAATGGATGTGGAACTGTTACCTGAAATGACATAATCATGATGTGGGAATCTCTGGGGCCCAGTAAACAGCAGTTTGCAGGATCTGAAGCTATGGATGTAAACAACACTGATCTAGCCCTTGcgagttggttagagtatcgtcccgaagcacagaggttgccagttttatttctggtcagggcacatacaggaacacatccAACTTCacatatgttcctgtctctctctcaaatcaattaattgAACAAAATACTGTCCATGGGAATCCATAAGAAAGATTAGTTCAATGCCATGTAGAACCTTGTACAGAATTTACTGTTGTAATCACAATGGGTAGTCAGAACCTAGATTGTCTCAACCAAGATACAGCACTGCAAGGATTCTAGCATAGCACCACTTGGGACTTCGTGAAGTTGCTAATTTACCCTCCCTTCTCTTGAGTTATCAGTGGTTAATCTCGTTACCTTTTTCCAGAGTAAATGCTCAGGTGTGTACCCACCACTTGGCGCTTTGTTCCCAAGCTCTGAAGAGGCTGTCCCATAAGAGTATTCATTCCATAGCTATTTTAGAAATTCCTACAGGGgtctgttagaaatgcagattccagGGCTTACTTTCAAAGACTGGACCAGTAGGTCTTGGTGGGGACTAAGAATTTACATATTAACCAATGCCCCATGGGGTTCTGATATGTATGTGGTTTGCAGTcatactttgagaaacactgtatCAGAAGGCTGATGCCAACATTTCATGACTCCATCTCCAgcatcaattttaaaaacatacttctgatgaaatgtaaaacataaaagtcctgaattcagaaaaatacaaaacttccCTATGATTATTAGAGGTAATATTAAGCTGAAATTTGCTAAGTAAAGGAAAGGATGAATTTATCCTGCCTTCCCTGTAAAAATGTTTATGGAGTAGCTAAATAGTCTGTGAACAAAAGCTGTTTCTTATAGAAGTCCAGCTAATAAATACAGAAGGGATGGTTTTTAAATGTAATCACTATTTTATAGCTACCAGCGGAGTAGAGTATAAAGAATGAACAGACATGGAAGACAGGGTGATGGCTAACTTTAAGGTGAAGAATCAGATTGACACCACCTGAAATCATTAAAGCAGCCTAGAAAATGGGACAAGTGGGCCATTACGTGCCCTGTGATGTAATGCACTGGAAGCATGTTTTCTTACCCAAAAAATTCAACTGAATCTCCTAAAGCCAGCTTCTaggaaataagttaaataaaaataaacaagttaaatACACTAAGACATTTTATGGGACAAACCATCCAATTctacaacaaatcagtgttcaaACAAGGGAGGAggattattacaaaataaaagagacttATCATGCTATGTGTGGATCTTGTCTGGATTCCGATTAGAAAAAATCTACTATAAAGGGACAGCTTTGAGACAACCAAGAAAACAAATACGGACCAGACAtcagataataataaaatgtatattgttAGGTGTAATAAAGGCATCGTATATGTAAAAATGTTATCAATTAGAAGTGCATATTAAAGTCTTTTACAGGAGAAATGACACAGTCTGAAATTTCCTTGAAAATGAATGAGCAAAAATACAAGTAGGTGGTCCAATGAATGAAATGGGCAAACCATTGCTAATTGCTGAAGCTGGATACTGGGTATGTCTTCCCGTTATCTGAGGGTATGCTTGAAATCTTACCtaataaaaaactgttaaaaaaaacataCGGTTGCTGTCGGTACTCATCCAAGTCAGGCTAATGAGGTAAAAAAGTTGAGGTTATTAATTTCTCAAGAATTGGAGTCCCTTCTACAAATAATGCCCCCAATGAATGCCCTTGGAAAGGCATTTGAATGTTGAAACTCAGTTGTCATAtcctaaaatccatttttttttctctcaaagccTAAAAAAGCACTGGTGGTTTTTTCTTCAACCACATTACCCTCTTCGGTGATAGTGTAATGAGGCACACAGAGTAAATGGAACTCCATTTGCTGCTCTGGCTGCTCTGACACCATTAAAAGACCCTTAACAGGATCACTCAtctattaagtgaaagaaaactCTTGTCATTAAATTAAGAGAAAACAACTCTTTCTACTCGGGAGTTTTTGGTGCTGTAAAATACTCTATTTAGATAATGGAAACTATAATGAAAAAGTGTTGAAGCAAAAATGGTTGTACTTTGTTGTAGCATATTTCTAGAGTAAAAGGATCGCTCTCTTCAAATATCTACAATTTACTTTGTTCTtgctcacctaaaagaaaatggCTTCAGGTTAAGAATTAAAATTCCCTGAACCCCAAAGTACTCCAATTAATTAATCTGAATGCATTTGTAAATTTTGAGGTCAATACTGTAAAGATCTGTGCAGTGATTTAATTCTTAGAGACTAATGGCTTCATTGCCTTTAAAGCTAAATTTGGCTACTTCACTCATTCCAGGGTGACTAAGTCACATCTGCCACACAATTCTCTTGGCCGTCATTCCTTCAAATGTCTATCTCCAACTCAGAAGATATCAGCCAGAATATTAAGTTACATCCACCCCTTTCAGTAATTCTATGAGTATTTCCAACTTTATTTAAGTCTTAGGCAATGAATGATCTACCAGCTGCTTTTATGGTTTTCTTATGAAATGTTAAGTGCCATTAAAATCCAGGTTTAAAGGACAGTTTCTCAAAATATGTTCTCAGAAAACCTGCATAAGAACTGGtgtgttaaaaatacagattcctgggccccatTTCAAGTCTACTAAATCAATCCAGTGACGGAGCTTAAAAATCTGCACCTACAGAAGCATGCCGGGGGTTCTTCCACACCCTAAAATCTGACAACCAAGATTTCATGAATGTGGGTTTCTCTCAAGCCTTTaagaaaaacaggataaacaaattaaaaagcagGAGTAAGCcatcagccagcatgtggaaCACTCTACATGACATAGTTTCTTCAGAAAGTCAAAGGCATAGCCACCacctgataaatggataaacgcAATTCAGTATATCCAATCAATGagatactatgcagccatgaaaaggagTGCTGtcccagcacagcacagcactaCTCATTTGTTGGGCACTGAAATATGCTGTTTAAAAGGCCAGgcacaaacacacagaaaaaaatcttgTGTAATCCCATTTAcacaaaatgtccagaataggcaaatccatagacaggaagtagattagtggttgcccaagatgtggggaagggggaggggaagcaagTGTGAAATGGGTCAGTTTCTTTTTGGAGAAAATGTTCCAGAATTAGATaatggtgatgattgcacaattCTTATACTGAAAACCACTGGGTTGTGCACTTCAAGAGGGTGCGTTTTATGGTATTGGAACACTGCATCTCAGAAACTGTTCAAgttcaggtattaggaaaaacAAAGGGCACTTAGAACTAAATATGAGGAAACTTTATTTGAATCTTAATTCAAACTGTAAAACTGGTGTTTTTAGACAATGGAGGACTCTGAGTATGGACTTGAAATTATTCTCTTAGCAATCCTACTGGCATTGTGgtgaaatatgttttatttttgttgttgtcaagTCAGCTAGATGGAACAAGAATTCAATACAAAAGCTTTTGGCTGATAGTTGACTGGAAGATACTCGGGGACTTAATCTTTGTATTTGGTAATTTTCATGACaagttttaagaataaaagaaattgcctgacttgtggtggcacagtgaataggctgttgacctggaatgctgaggtcctaaATTCACAACCCTAGGCTTGCTGGGTCAGGCACATAGAGAAGCAGAAGTAACTGctgcaagttgatacttcccaccccaccccccaaaatcagtaaataaaatctttaaaatttttaaaaatagaggaacTTAGGGATTCTTGAGTGTTTTGATTCAAAAAATTCCTCTTGTATCTGATGAGTTAGTGTAAGGCTTAAGGACAAATATTAGAGGCAGGTCCTTACTTTTTGTCAACAGAAAAAGGTCAGAAAATTGGAATATTTCCATTAACTTGGAGAAATTAATGAACAGAGTAGGAAGCACTGGGCTCAAAGTTCcccagtgatttttttaaagagaaaaagttaaaattcttTACTCAAAAGCCACTTTAAGAGGATAAAATTGTTAACTAAGCCTTCAGTTATTTCCTCTAATTTCACATCAAGATAAATTTGTTTGTGCTTTGATGTGTTGTGTAGGGATTATCATTTATTGTTGAATTCCTATGGAGGGCTTTATTAcctaacccttttttttttagtgacagagagggacagatagggacaggcagggagatgagaaacatcaactcagttatggctccttagttgttcattgattactttctcctatgtgccttgatggagggagggtgagtgaccccttgctcaaaccagcgaccttgggggtcatgtctgtgatcccatgctcaagctgataagccacGTTCAAGTTAGCAACCTCTATCTTAtgtgtcctagtccgacgctctatctactgcgccactgcctggtcagactattacCTAACCTCTTATcatattctaattttatatataaaacaatgaaaaatcttTGACCAGGGTATCAGCCCCAATTATCAAATCTTTCTAATGAGAAAAAAACCCATGTTTTCAGTCACTAATTTCAGTATTTCAGTAAAGTGTATATGCTTCCTGATAACCCTCTTGCCAcataattaaaaatcattttaagtttAAGAATGCTAAATCACCTTGGTGTGGAAACACTCCACCTAGGCAACAGAAATCTTGGACATAtgaaagtttaaataaatgattaaaagcaTTCCTTTTAGGTTACTGATATTGAAGAGGCTGGTTGCAGTCCTTTCTTTATGAAGGTCAATGGAGGAAATTTCTTTCAGGATTGTTTCTCTTGAATGATTTATTTCTACTTCTGATTTTTGCATTGACTGCCAGGAAGCTCAGGGCAACCTTTAttgaggagtggaggcagagagacagattccagcatgagccctgaccaggatccacccagcaagccccccaagggtgatgctctgcccatctgggccattgctatTGTCAGGGCGACATTTTGACCTAGCAAATGGATAGAACCTAATGCACTATAGTTTGTGGAGTAGCCCCAGagtttatttccttttccctgtACTCCAATTTCCTCACTatgcttttaaaatctcattgtaATAAATCCTTGTCGACTACAGattctttctgaaataaaataggGTATAAACAATAAATAGAGtgaacaataaattaaatagaaaagcaATTATAAAAAGACTATAATCACAGCATCTCAGGTCTTTCAGATCTTCCATATTTGGTTCTTCCCTGACAGCCCTATTGAAATTGTGTCCtctagccttggccagttgactcagtggagtgtcagcctggcctaTAGAtaatctgggttcaattcctggtcagggcacaaagagaagcaaccatctgcttttcttccactcctgcagccagtggcttgattggtcagAACACTGGCCCTCCGAGGCGGgtttgtcgggtggatcccgataAGGTACATGAGGGAGCAtacctatctcctctcctcttccccttctacacctccaaagagaaaaaaaaaagtcctccacTTCCACTGCACACACATGCACTTCccatttcccttccctcttttctccccttaaCGTATTTGTTGATTAAATTATCCATAGAAGTCATAAGGCTGGATTTTACAGAttatggaatataaaaaaaaaggtttaggaAAAAGGGCTACAACAATGTTATGAAATAAGCATTAAGAATGACTCCAAGGTGAAtattaaatgtctttatttaagaaaatgagaTATTTGTGGACATTGAGCTGAGCAACAGGAAGACCTTCTAGTACATACCGAGCTGTTCACCTTACTGCAATCACATAGCAGTAATGGGGTATCTCCCCATTACCGCCAGTACTTTTCTATTCTAATAACTTTAGCACCATTGTGTCCTTTATCTCCCTTTTTACATTATTCTACATTCTTAGAAAACCGACATGCTGAGATCGGCTCCCCCTGTGCCAAATTTTTGAGAACTTCTGTAGATACAACATAAATACTGACTTTATATTCTTAATAGGTCTACTGTGGTCTTCCCCGCCACCCCCGCCCAAAccagaaatacactgctcacaaaaattaggggctatttcaaaataaatatgaagtgataaaagaaaaagagcatagggtaccactatagaatgcaggacctcatctcgatatctgacagcagtAAGCGATCCGTTTCTGATGACGTCAAGGTGGGTAcgaccaccaatgctgatgccagcccacaccatcAGAAgtagattaaggtcggttgaggccccaggtgcagaagaaaatattgggccccttaaaaaagagtgagagacagagaaaataaaaatacatgttaaccatatttttaaataaataaaaaattatgtactattaatgttaaaattgcacatataaaaccaaacttggtgtcattaaaaaaaaagtgtcaagttaggGTTTTGCGGGccccttcagaagtcaggaccCAGAGCGTGTGCCCAGTGCACCCGCCGTTAAATCGCCTCTgcacaccatgattccaccactACCGAAGGAGTCCTTTTCTCGCATGAAACATGGATTCTCCAATGTTCCTTGTTCATGCCAGATCAGGATACGATGATTGTTAGGCTGCAGACTGAATGTGACTCAGCAGAGAAGAGGACAGCTCACCACTCATCATGGGTCCAATGACAATGCTCATCAGCCCTCCTTCAACAGGTTCTACAGTTAAGCGGATAACGGAATGCATGCCACTGGTCACTGGGCACGCAGTCCATAATGATGGAGCCGATTTCGTATGGCATGGGTACATATCCAtcatctagtggcagcaagaaactgtccccgCAGTTGTTGCACTGCTGCGCCTattccttcttgccaataaggtcaagtagaggtcatctcttgctgttgtggtgGATGGGCGACCCTGCCTTCCTCTTGCTCATACTGTGTCAGTCTCTTGAAAGCAATTCCAGTCTGCTAATCATGCCTTGGGAcattccaagtgctgttgccactgtcatctgtgtttgaccagcttcaagacgtCCTATGGCTCTCCAGGGTTCACAGTCAAGCAAATCATGTTACAGGGGCATTGCAGGGCTGGaaaattgcaggatgtgcactttcaagatcagagAACGTGCAAATGACTAcagcactttcagccttttgtatggtgcattttcaccaatgaaataaaagttggttttgctggtttaaataattttgttacaCCAGGACAACTAAGCCAAAAAAGTTACATATAGTGGTACCTGGAGATATGAgcttaattcgttctgtaaccgagctcgtaagtcagtcaacttgtatatcaaacaaatttctcccatttaagataactgaaatagatttaatctgttccagccctgtgaaacatccccaagctatcctaaattatgaaaaaagacgtttttaattaagaatcacacatgtatactttatcaatgcataccaaaatagatgaaataaaagaaaaaagtgttatttagtactgtattcttaccttggagacagacgagtgcggctaacggaggtgaatggcagagggagggaggaagggatgcaggcactgtggacacgtaaactaaaactgcactttcttaacactaaatgtaaactaaaactgcactctttactttaaacaaaactaaagctgcactttctttacttaaaatgaaaccacaggccctggccggttggctcagcggtagagcgtcggcctggtgtgcggggacccgggtttgattcccggccagggcacacaggagaagagcccatttgcttctccacccccaccccctcctttcctctctgtctcttcccctcccgcagccaaggctccattggagcaaagatggcccgggcgctggggatggctccttggcctctgccccaggtgctagagtggctctggtcatggcagagtgacgccccggaggggcagagcatcgccccctggtgggcgtgccgggtggatcccggtcagccacatgcgggagtgtctgtctctccccgtttccagcttcagaaaaatacaaaaaaaaaagaaagaaaatgaaaccacaaaaccttaattgtaaaaaaatgcacttcctcaattttaaacttaacctaagcttagcattatgtatttttcatttaatcatcacctgtttttgcctttttggctgcactttcacatgcaggacttttgaataaaaatctatccaaagaggtctgcttttgcctgccttttaaaatgttacggaaatgtgacaaacaaatgtcattaaaaagtgctgaagcacgaccagttgaaactttttctgggtgtttcttttcaatgaaatttgaaagcttctcccacatcaccagcatgtctttaatttcactggtagaaatcacttcctccaactctacctcctcctcactactaatctcttgcagaagcttcgtatgttgcatcatctgtagctccttcaactcctcagttgcgATTAGCGCAGCAAAATGTGCAATGTACtcttcagctgccttaacatcagcactcgcagcttcaccatgcctcaccaccgagtggatgcctgatctctttttgaaattttcaaaccagccgtgacttgccttaaatgtatcttttgctgcctcttttgaggttgatggttctttcttcttcaagtcccagtaaataatacgtgccttttcgcatattacagtctccgtcactgtatctcctgccagctctttctccttcacccacaccagcagaagcttctccatttcttcatggatatttgtccttaattgggacagaattgtagttccttttgctggatttgcgcttttgatggcatccttttgtttaaggatggtacaaattgtagatgtattacggtt carries:
- the LOC136405409 gene encoding tigger transposable element-derived protein 1-like isoform X1, which gives rise to MGPKKVSVKDSGEKKKRMMSIEVKQEIIEKHERGVRVIELARLYNRNTSTICTILKQKDAIKSANPAKGTTILSQLRTNIHEEMEKLLLVWVKEKELAGDTVTETVICEKARIIYWDLKKKEPSTSKEAAKDTFKASHGWFENFKKRSGIHSVVRHGEAASADVKAAEEYIAHFAALIATEELKELQMMQHTKLLQEISSEEEVELEEVISTSEIKDMLVMWEKLSNFIEKKHPEKVSTGRASALFNDICLSHFRNILKGRQKQTSLDRFLFKSPACESAAKKAKTGDD